The Niastella koreensis GR20-10 genome includes a window with the following:
- a CDS encoding AAA family ATPase — protein MWVEELSVDNIKCFDKINLKLGSKTEPYKWVTLLGENGGGKSTILQALGLLLAGPEGATQLLRPTGWLRNEDQYGRISTKIHKGANDPGKFGEQKARTSFGYSFLITGSKKITIRKKLYTEPSIVENKDKILTWLRQNALTSNGQGWFASGYGAFRRLTRSGRVIVPSLAPQERFNNFSSQFKEDEALSAFEQWMVYLDYRIAKGDSGSSKQAEKQRDLGVYAINQILPPGVKFDSVTDDARILFDIKGMKVATLNLSDGYRSVLALAGDLIWRLLDQFPESDDPLKEEGVVIIDELDIHLHPLWQRSIPDLLRSQFPNIQFIVATHSPLIAAGAGEDAITYRFTFNNGSTDVHQIRNIAYWNVDRILQSEAFGLVSPFSPQVEANIEKYYILKKKAKLTQAEKNELQTTLPFVENSIGYGDKEKSETEKKLDEYLKNHWK, from the coding sequence ATGTGGGTAGAAGAGCTTTCGGTTGATAATATTAAATGCTTCGATAAAATAAATTTGAAATTAGGAAGTAAAACAGAGCCATACAAATGGGTAACACTTCTTGGTGAAAATGGAGGGGGCAAAAGCACAATATTACAAGCTTTAGGATTATTGTTAGCTGGACCGGAGGGAGCTACGCAGTTGCTTAGGCCAACAGGATGGCTAAGAAACGAAGACCAATATGGTCGTATTTCAACAAAAATACACAAAGGAGCGAATGACCCTGGTAAATTTGGAGAACAAAAAGCAAGAACATCATTTGGTTATTCTTTTTTAATAACAGGAAGTAAGAAGATTACCATACGTAAAAAGCTTTATACGGAACCTTCAATAGTAGAAAATAAAGACAAAATATTAACATGGTTAAGGCAAAATGCGCTTACTTCTAATGGACAAGGATGGTTTGCTTCTGGATATGGTGCATTTAGAAGACTAACAAGGTCTGGTAGAGTAATAGTTCCGTCTTTAGCACCCCAAGAGAGATTCAATAATTTTTCATCGCAGTTTAAGGAGGATGAGGCTTTATCTGCATTTGAACAATGGATGGTTTATTTGGATTATAGAATTGCTAAGGGGGATAGTGGTAGTTCAAAGCAAGCGGAAAAACAAAGAGATTTAGGCGTGTATGCTATAAATCAAATTTTGCCCCCAGGAGTAAAATTTGATTCAGTAACAGATGACGCCAGAATACTATTTGATATAAAGGGTATGAAGGTTGCGACTTTAAATTTAAGTGATGGTTATAGAAGTGTCCTTGCTTTAGCTGGTGATTTAATTTGGCGCTTACTTGATCAATTTCCAGAAAGTGATGATCCCCTCAAAGAAGAAGGTGTCGTTATTATTGATGAGTTAGATATCCACTTACATCCACTTTGGCAAAGAAGTATTCCCGACTTATTAAGAAGTCAATTTCCTAATATTCAATTTATAGTTGCAACACATAGCCCATTAATTGCGGCTGGAGCTGGCGAAGATGCCATTACATATCGATTCACCTTTAACAATGGGTCAACTGATGTACATCAAATAAGAAACATTGCTTATTGGAATGTTGATAGAATTTTACAAAGTGAAGCTTTTGGTTTGGTTTCTCCTTTTTCACCTCAAGTAGAAGCTAATATAGAAAAATATTATATCTTAAAGAAAAAAGCAAAACTTACACAGGCCGAAAAAAATGAATTACAAACGACCCTGCCCTTTGTTGAAAATTCAATAGGTTATGGAGATAAAGAGAAATCGGAAACGGAAAAAAAACTAGATGAATATTTGAAAAATCATTGGAAATGA
- a CDS encoding helix-turn-helix transcriptional regulator, whose product MAKREKVNLNRLRIVLAEKNKTNRWLAEQLGVTEGTVSKWATNTHQPTLETLYQISVLFKIDIHDLIESTLPKK is encoded by the coding sequence ATGGCAAAAAGGGAGAAAGTTAATTTAAACAGGCTTAGGATTGTCCTCGCGGAAAAGAATAAAACCAACAGGTGGTTGGCTGAACAATTAGGGGTAACTGAAGGCACGGTATCTAAATGGGCCACCAATACACATCAACCTACCCTTGAAACTCTATATCAAATTTCTGTATTGTTTAAGATAGATATCCATGATTTGATAGAGTCAACGTTACCCAAAAAATAA